From the genome of Deltaproteobacteria bacterium:
CAAACGGTCATGAAGGCATAAACGAACTTAAGCCAGGGGTGACTCGGAAGCTTTCAGGTATATTGTCTGACAAATAGGTGCGGGCCGAGCGTCTCGCTTTTACCACTTGGCAAATGCTTTGAACTGGTCTTCCACGGTCTGTTCGTCGATCATCTTTTCTCCTAAATCAGATACGAAACTCCATGTCCGTGCTGTGGAGCCTGCCCCATGAGCTTTGGCCAAAAAACCGAAAAGACTTAGCTAGTATCCCAAATATGGTATGAACGTTCTCAGCAATCAAGTTCGGTTTTCATATTCAAACTTTCGCGCCGATTGTGGGTGCGGTAAAATCACTTTACCATTCCTAATTAGACTGTTTGAAAAATCCAATGTAAAACGACTAACTGCATTCCAATCTGTGTATTCATAGTCTCGAGACGTGTCTGTGTCCCCGCCTGACTTTTCTGCAATACGCTTCATCCACCATTTCACCAAGAAACTGTATTTCGAATAAGCGAGGCCTCCTGCAAACACGGCTCTTGCCTGAGGCTGCCAAAGGCTTGCCTTAAAAAAATCTTCAATTATTTTGGCTATTTCTTGTTGAACAGAAGCTTCCTTCTGTAAGACGCTCAGGCAAACTGAAAAGAAACCTGAAGTAACTGACTTCAATTCAATGGAGTGCCCCTTCACCCATTTTTTCAAATCACGTTGATAGCCGCCGACATGAACGGACGCACCGATGAGAACAGCATCAAAGTTTCTGGGCACAACAGAGCTCGGAACTTTTCTTACATCGAACAGATCCACAGAATGGCCATTCGCGACTAAAACTTCTTTTATGCGAATGGCAACTTTGCCAGTTTGCCCTTGAGTAGTTCCGTAGATAATCAAAATTTTCGCCATTCAATTCACTCCCTGATCTTAGCTTGCGACTAAGAACCATGGAGCAATACTTGGGCCATTGGGAAACTCGTGCATGTCGTTTCCAAGAAGGTCGGCGAAAACCCCATCCGTTCACGACGGTGCACACCTCGAAACAGTGCTTTTGATGAAATTGGTTGAAAAGGAGTCCTTGGGTCAAGTACCCTTGGGTATGACTCGAATTATTATCGTACCGATTTCACTTCTGCTAGTTAGCTCTGCATCACTTGCCTGTATGACCGGCGGCACCAAGTTCGCTTCGAAAAGTCAGATCGAAAAGGTGTTACCCAACAAACGTAAACCGGCAGCCGAAATTTCCGCGTTTGCGGACTCGGCGAAAAATCCTTCATTGGAAGCGAAGCTTGGGAACTTGCTAGTTGCGAATAGTTCTAAAACGGCTGTCATCAGCATTCCGGCTGCAATCAAGAAAAGCTCTTACCATCCATTCGGCGACGGTCAAAGCAACGCTAAACTGACACTCGGATTACACTGGAAAGAAAATGACTTTCTCGTCGTAGGAATCGAGGACTTAAAAGACTCTGCCTCTGCAACACGAACAAGAAAGTACATCTTTCACCCAAGCTTAAAGGTGCAAGACTACAAAGAAGCGCCGCTCGGTAATGGCTGGTACAAAGTCACTCCAAAAGGATGGAACGACCATTTTTATTTTTCCTTTGATACCGCAACGATGGGTCTACAGGATTTTCTAAAGGAAGTGCCGCTGGCGAATCGAACTTTTTCGAAAAACCGAACGGCGCCAAACATCGCGAAGATTGGAAAAGGATCAGGGTCCGCGGGCTTCACAAATCTTGGTGAGGGCTACAATCCGAATCCATGGTACGCAGACAGCGTTCACGGCCGTTTCCCTGATGCAAATGGCGAAAAAACAGCGATTGGTGGGGTGCTCACGTGGGGAATCGTCGATCGAGCTTTTGGGCCTTTCAAAAATCTCTATACTTGCTTTGAGCCTCGTAACCTTGCCGAGGAGAAGACGACGGGCTCTCCGAGCGGCGCCGGTTGGCATCATATCGGCGATCCGGCTGAATCAATACTAAATAATCTCGAGAACTTGCCTCTCCCGGTCGCGACGGCGCGCACTCATTCATTTCAGCAAACAGCATATGGATTGACTGATTCGATTACTGCAACTTGGCTGCAGTCGGACGAAGTGCTCGTCAGCACGAAAGACACCTTCCACTGGTACCTCAATCCCTACGAGGCAAGCGTGTGCACAGAAATTTGGGTTCACAACTGTGTTCCGAACGCGTCAAACAGCCGAGGCTTTAACTGCCCTTGACGAGGATTAATTGACCATGTTTTCCACTGGAAGGCCCGTAAGCCATGCAGGCCTTGCTTATTTCGCGGGGCGAGATTTGCAACTCGGACGAAGTTGTCACTCGCATTCTCAAAAAAGGAAAACCGATGAAAACCGCTCTCGTACTCTTAATGATCACTATGGCTAATTCAACTACGTGGGCCGCCCAGACTGTCGCTCCTTTCGCCCAAGCGTTTATGAGCAAAAAGCCCAGTCTTGAAGAACGTGAGAGACTAGCGATTGCGCACGAACAAATGGCCATTTGCCTTCGTTCCGAGCTCGATTTTGCCGATTGCCACGACGTGCTTCAGGAGGATTGTCAAAGCATGACCGGTGGTCCTTGCCCAACATTGGAAGCTGATCGCAAGCGCAGAAAATAGAAATCAAGAGTGGGTTATATCAATGGCACTTCACCGTACCCTCGGCTTACCGATGCTCACTTTTTACGGTACCGGCATGATTCTGGGTGCCGGCATCTATTCGATCATAGGACAAGCTGCTGGTATCGCCGGACAAAGTCTCTGGCAAGGCTTTTTATTAGCGGGATGTGCAGCCTTATTAACTGCCCTTTCATATGCAGAGCTTGCGACTATGTACCCGATCGCCGGCGGTGAATACATTTACTTGCGCAAGGCTTTTATCAATCAGCGATGGATGGCCGCGACAATTGGAATTGTGGTGGTCTTTGCCGGCTGTGCTTCTGCGGCAACTGTCGCGCTGGCCTTCACCAGCTATCTCCAGCACTTCATCGCCCTACCGCGATTTCCTGTCGCAGTAGGTCTTCTGCTTTTGTTCACTGGCATCAACCTTTTGGGCATTCGCCAATCAAGCTGGACGAATGCGATTTTTACTCTTATCGAAGGCTCAGGACTTGTCTTGTTCATCTGGCTTGGCTGGCATAAGCCAGAGTTTGGCAACGCTCTGATGACCACTCCAACGCTTGCCACGGTTTCAAGCGCCGCGCTGATAATTTTTGCTTTCCTTGGTTTCGAAAACATCGTGAGTCTCGCGGAAGAGACAAAGAGGCCCGAAAAAAATATTCCTCGCGCGATCCTTCTCAGTCTGCTCATTTCGACCACACTCTACATTCTCGTAAGTCTCGCCGCGGTGGCGCTAATGCCCACAGACGAACTGGCCAGAACTGATTCCGCAATTCTTGAGGCCTCTCTCAAAAGTTCTTCAAGAATTGCAAGTATCCTCGGTGGGATCGCACTGTTTTCCACAGCTAACACAGTCTTAATTGCTCTCGTTACGACAAGTAGAATTTTGTACGGAATTGCGAAGGACAAATCGCTTCCTTCCATACTTTCGAAAACTAGAAAGACACGGAAAACTCCGTGGGTCGCTTCTCTCGTTTCTTTAGCAGCCGCGATCCTGCTTTTAACCGTTGGAAAAGTCGATGTTCTTGCCAGCATCGCATCTTTTACGACTATGACTGTATTTGTCGCTGTGAACTTCGCGCTCATTAGATTGCGACGAACAGAACCTCAAGCCAGCCGGCCTTTTCGCGTGCCATTTACGGTCGGTTACGTTCCGCTGCCACCCGTCTTGGGAATCGCTGTGTGCGTGATCTTTCTATTTCAGTTCAAGAGCTTCGTCTATTTGACGGGTCTATCAACACTTGCGGCATCTAGTGCGATCTATCTGCTGTTTAAACATTTCAAAAAGGTTTAAGTGTTGAGACAAATTCGAGAGTCACTTTTAACTGGGAGTGACTTGTGCACTTCACTGAATGATGTGAATTCAAAAGCAGTATTCACCGGTCGCGATTCATTTTTGATCGATAGATCAATAAACTTGCTATACATTCCGAGCTCCTCTTGGCGAACATATTTTTCGACTCGCGCGAGCGCTATTTCAGTTCGGTCCTTTTCGTACGGTGTGATTTTCATTACTTTCTCCTGGAATTTATAATGACAAATGTACTTGAGTTCGCAGAATGCAATCGAGCGACCAGCCGCAAAGACCCATTAAACTGGCTGCGGCGGAATATTGGCCCCGCGCCGTTCTAAATTGCCCCGTTTATCGAGATGAATTTTGTCGCGAGACGCACAAGTCGCTCAGCTCTGATAGGGCCACTTATTGCAGTCCGCTTGTTGCGATATGGAGAATACATGAAAGCACTTGTTTATCTAGGGCCAGGCAAAATTTCACTCGAAGAAAAACCGAAACCGGAAATCCAAAATCCCACTGATGCAATTGTCAGAATCTCAAAAACGACTATCTGCGGAACGGATCTTCACATCGTAAAGGGTGACGTACCTACTGTTACCGCAGGGCGAATTCTGGGGCACGAGGGAGTCGGCATCATCGACCAAGTTGGAACTGGTGTTTCCAACTTCAAGATAGGCGACCATGTACTGATCTCTTGCGTGTCCTCTTGCGGAAAATGTGGCAACTGCAAAAAGGGAATGTATTCACATTGTGAGAACGGTGGCGGCTGGGTCCTAGGAAACCTCATTGATGGCACTCAGGCCGAATACGTTCGGATCCTCTTTGCGGACAATAGCTTGTATCCAATTCCAAAGGCAGTCGACGAGGAAGCTCTCGTGATGTTAAGCGACATTCTACCAACGGGTTTTGAGTGCGGAGTCTTGAACGGCCAGATCAAACCCGGCGACACCGTCGCAATTGTTGGCGCCGGTCCCATCGGACTCGCGACACTGCTTACTTCGCAATTCTATTCACCGGCCGAAGTGATCGTTGTCGACGTGGATGACAATCGGCTTGAGGTCGCTAAGTCATTCGGGGCGACAACCGTCCTAAACAACAGCGACGGTAAAGCCGTCGAAAAAATTATAGCGATGACCGAAAAAAAAGGCGTGGATGTTGCCATTGAAGCGATTGGAATTCCGGCTAGTTTTGATGTTTGTCAGAACATTGTAGCAGCCGGCGGGCACATTGCGAACATCGGCGTCCATGGCAAACCTGTACAGCTAAATTTAGACAAGCTCTGGGATCATAACATCACTTTGACGACACGCCTCGTAGACACGGTGACGACACCGATGCTCCTAAAAACTGTGATGTCAGGGAAGATCCAACCGAAAAAACTGATCACGCACCACTTCGAAATGAAGGATCTGTTGAAAGCTTACGAGACATTCGGCAGTGCAATGAAAGAGCGGGCCCTGAAAGTTATTATTACTAACAACTAGGCGTAGCCTAATATTGAAAGAGGACTTTATGAAAACTAATGTCGGAAATGCAGAACGGTTTTTTCGTATCGCACTTGGGATTTTCTTGATGAGTCTTGCGTTTTGGGGGCCGACAAATCTTTGGTATTTGCTCGGTATCATCCCGGTTGCAACCGGATTTAGCGGATGGTGCCCCTTATACTCAATGTTGGGCATCAACACGTGCAGCATTTCGAGTGGCGGCGGCCCGACGAGCAAACCCCAGCTGAAATCGTAAGGCACCAATGAAGGCTCCGCTGTTGAAAGCGACCGAAGGACAAACGGAAACAACGAATGGGAAATCTTCTTTTCATTCTGGTTCTCTAATGTTTTCCCACGTCTTTTACAGCGGAGGCCAAACGAGTCTGACATTCTGCGGCTGGTGCTTGAAACGTTTTCTTCTTACGCAAGAATCAAAGACCAGCCGACGACCAGCGACGACTAGATTCTTTTGTACCAAAAATGAAATCGAAAAACGATTGGAGCCGAAGATCCTCTCGAGCGCCAAGCACAACATACACCTGATGCAAAGCTGGAAGCTCGGACCAGTGCCGACCAGGAAAAAGATGGTGCGCCGTATGATAACCACTATTAAATAAAAACCAGTTTGAAATCCGACCAGTGAAATTCCGAGAATGATTCATCTCGGAATTTGGATCACATCCCTCGTGTTGAAAATAGTTGATCGCCAAAAGTGCTGCCATCGAACAGATCCAAGGCAAGACCACAAAAAGTAACGCTAGAAGAGTGTCCTGATAAAAAAGGTAGCCCATAAAGATGAGGAGAATAATCTGCTCGAATCTATAATCTTGTTTTTCCGAAAAATTTAGCTTCGGAGCGTCGGCTTTTCTTCTTTGAATCGCCATTTCCCTCGACGCTCGCCAAACATATCGACTAATTCGCACCGGCAAAAAACCTGTCCCAGCCAATTCGGGCCTGATCCAGTCTTCTTCACTTCCGCAATGAAGATGATGATTATAGTTATGAGGCACGATGATCGTTCGTGTCGTATGGCCTCTTGCAACTGTCAGTAACAAATCAAAAATTCGGTTGAGTGTCGCACTTTTAAACGTCGGACAATGCAGATGATTATGGTTGATCGCGCAACATGAAAAAACCAGGGCAAAATTAGCGACAAAGAGCGCACCGAAAGAAGCGAGGTTCGATAAGTGTTCATAAAAATGAAAGGGCAGAATTAAGAAGGTGATGGTCAGAAAAACAAAAATGACTGACCGAAAATCAGAGGCTCTCATTGCAGAAATCGTATCTTAGACGGAACCAAAGCGCCAAGAGCGAGAATGATGCCAAGCGCAAACAACTTGTCGGCCAGCTTGCGCGACCCACAAAACACCAACGATATTTAAGTCTGAATGGATGAAATCGAACCACATGTGTTGGTCTTGACCGGCGGCCTTTTAAGTTTGAACGAAAAGTCGATCGTTCAAGCGTTCAAAAAAACCGCCCTGCAAAATCGGGCCAGCAAGTCCGCGTGGTTCGAACATCGCATGAAGCTCTTAGGCGCTGAACCGATTTTCAAAAGTCGGCTAGAAGCCTTCCGCTATTCTTTGATTAATCAGTCAAGATGGAAGACCGTTAAAAAATTTGTTCGCTCCTCTGGTCAAGCATATCCACCAGAGCTTTCTGAAGTCGTCCTCGCGACTGCGTTGAAGGCCGAAGGCCTTAGGTTTACATGTCTTACCTATAGCGAACTTCTCGCCGATCCCAGCTATGCCGAAAAAGTGTTGAAAAGTGTGACTTGCATTTTTGCCTCTTCGACTTTTTTACGAGACCAAAGTGAACTTGAACCGCTGATGAAACTCGTGAAGCGACCGCATATAAAAGTCATTGTAGGTGGTGCACTTGCGAGCATCTTAAAAAAAGGCTGGGCCGGGGATCCGAACATTGATGTTCTCGCAGTCGGCTATGGCGAAAGCCTTGTGCCGGTCCTTGCTGCTTGGATCCGGTCCGAATTTTCTGATTTCACCATTCCTGACGGGGCGACGCTGGAATCAACATCACACACTAAAATCTTGATCGCCCCGCATCCGACGGGAAGCGATTTGGATTCGCTTCCTACGCCCGACTGGCGGCTTCCAGAAATTTATCGAAACACCAAGTTTCCTTTCATTCACTACGAAAGCGTCCGCGGATGCCCATACCGCTGTGCATTCTGCAATTACCCCTACCTCTTCAACGATAAAAAGTTTCGCTATAAATCGGCCAAGAAAATTGCTGACGATTGGACAATGTACGCCACTGAACTTGGAGTCACTAAGATTCAATGTTTGGATTCATTGTTCACAATGCCGAAGCCACGTCTTGTAGAACTCTGCAACGAACTGATTGCTCGGAAACTCGATCTCAAGTGGATCTGCTACGCGCGTGCGGATGATCTCGCAGACGAAGCAATCGTGAAGCTGATGAAAGATGCCGGGGCAATTCAAGTTCAAATTGGTGTCGAATCAGGGGACGCCGGACAACTGAAACGAATGGCAAAGTCGACAACGGTAAGTGATAACATTGCGGCGATAGAAAATTGTCGCAAGTATGGCATCACTTCAATCGTATCATTGATCGTCGGATTTCCTGGCGAGACGACGGATTCGCTAGAAGCGACTTATCAGATTATGAAAGCGGCTCGACCGGATTTTCATTTCATTGCGACTTTCAGCGTCCGAGTGCCCGGCGTTCCGATTCTCTCGGAAAAAAGCAGAAAGGAACACGGCCTATGGACAATGGAAAACAGCCACACCGTGTCGCCCTATTGGCATCACGACACGATGTCATGCGGAGACGTATCGATGCATGCAAGCCGGCTCAATCATCGGCTGCAGAAAGAAAAGATATCTTTGGATGCTAGCGTGTTTTTTCACGGACTTTTAGACTACGAGCGCGAAGACCGAAATACCTTGCTCGACTTTCAAGAGCGCACCGCAACCAGCTATCCGCTTGTGTCCTCTGCCTTTCGAATTGCCGACAAATGGATGGAAAAAAATCTCAAATCAGATCTGAAGCAACAGATGACAGAAGTCAGGAGTTCACTTGTCGAAGCCTGAGATTGAGTACAATATTCCAGGTCGGTTGAATATTGCGCTTTCCGTATTTTCTGTCGCTACCTGTCTACTTCTTTTGTATATCGCGACCCGCACCTCTGGTTGGCAATT
Proteins encoded in this window:
- a CDS encoding protoporphyrinogen oxidase codes for the protein MAKILIIYGTTQGQTGKVAIRIKEVLVANGHSVDLFDVRKVPSSVVPRNFDAVLIGASVHVGGYQRDLKKWVKGHSIELKSVTSGFFSVCLSVLQKEASVQQEIAKIIEDFFKASLWQPQARAVFAGGLAYSKYSFLVKWWMKRIAEKSGGDTDTSRDYEYTDWNAVSRFTLDFSNSLIRNGKVILPHPQSARKFEYENRT
- a CDS encoding amino acid permease; this encodes MALHRTLGLPMLTFYGTGMILGAGIYSIIGQAAGIAGQSLWQGFLLAGCAALLTALSYAELATMYPIAGGEYIYLRKAFINQRWMAATIGIVVVFAGCASAATVALAFTSYLQHFIALPRFPVAVGLLLLFTGINLLGIRQSSWTNAIFTLIEGSGLVLFIWLGWHKPEFGNALMTTPTLATVSSAALIIFAFLGFENIVSLAEETKRPEKNIPRAILLSLLISTTLYILVSLAAVALMPTDELARTDSAILEASLKSSSRIASILGGIALFSTANTVLIALVTTSRILYGIAKDKSLPSILSKTRKTRKTPWVASLVSLAAAILLLTVGKVDVLASIASFTTMTVFVAVNFALIRLRRTEPQASRPFRVPFTVGYVPLPPVLGIAVCVIFLFQFKSFVYLTGLSTLAASSAIYLLFKHFKKV
- a CDS encoding zinc-dependent alcohol dehydrogenase family protein produces the protein MKALVYLGPGKISLEEKPKPEIQNPTDAIVRISKTTICGTDLHIVKGDVPTVTAGRILGHEGVGIIDQVGTGVSNFKIGDHVLISCVSSCGKCGNCKKGMYSHCENGGGWVLGNLIDGTQAEYVRILFADNSLYPIPKAVDEEALVMLSDILPTGFECGVLNGQIKPGDTVAIVGAGPIGLATLLTSQFYSPAEVIVVDVDDNRLEVAKSFGATTVLNNSDGKAVEKIIAMTEKKGVDVAIEAIGIPASFDVCQNIVAAGGHIANIGVHGKPVQLNLDKLWDHNITLTTRLVDTVTTPMLLKTVMSGKIQPKKLITHHFEMKDLLKAYETFGSAMKERALKVIITNN
- a CDS encoding DUF2892 domain-containing protein, producing the protein MKTNVGNAERFFRIALGIFLMSLAFWGPTNLWYLLGIIPVATGFSGWCPLYSMLGINTCSISSGGGPTSKPQLKS
- a CDS encoding fatty acid desaturase, whose product is MRASDFRSVIFVFLTITFLILPFHFYEHLSNLASFGALFVANFALVFSCCAINHNHLHCPTFKSATLNRIFDLLLTVARGHTTRTIIVPHNYNHHLHCGSEEDWIRPELAGTGFLPVRISRYVWRASREMAIQRRKADAPKLNFSEKQDYRFEQIILLIFMGYLFYQDTLLALLFVVLPWICSMAALLAINYFQHEGCDPNSEMNHSRNFTGRISNWFLFNSGYHTAHHLFPGRHWSELPALHQVYVVLGAREDLRLQSFFDFIFGTKESSRRWSSAGL
- a CDS encoding radical SAM protein translates to MDEIEPHVLVLTGGLLSLNEKSIVQAFKKTALQNRASKSAWFEHRMKLLGAEPIFKSRLEAFRYSLINQSRWKTVKKFVRSSGQAYPPELSEVVLATALKAEGLRFTCLTYSELLADPSYAEKVLKSVTCIFASSTFLRDQSELEPLMKLVKRPHIKVIVGGALASILKKGWAGDPNIDVLAVGYGESLVPVLAAWIRSEFSDFTIPDGATLESTSHTKILIAPHPTGSDLDSLPTPDWRLPEIYRNTKFPFIHYESVRGCPYRCAFCNYPYLFNDKKFRYKSAKKIADDWTMYATELGVTKIQCLDSLFTMPKPRLVELCNELIARKLDLKWICYARADDLADEAIVKLMKDAGAIQVQIGVESGDAGQLKRMAKSTTVSDNIAAIENCRKYGITSIVSLIVGFPGETTDSLEATYQIMKAARPDFHFIATFSVRVPGVPILSEKSRKEHGLWTMENSHTVSPYWHHDTMSCGDVSMHASRLNHRLQKEKISLDASVFFHGLLDYEREDRNTLLDFQERTATSYPLVSSAFRIADKWMEKNLKSDLKQQMTEVRSSLVEA